A window of Deltaproteobacteria bacterium contains these coding sequences:
- a CDS encoding MFS transporter, with amino-acid sequence MNSASRSTFSSLRNRDFRYLWAGTCFLSGGLWIQQVTLGWATYEMTGSSILLGAINGLRFVPFLIFSPLAGVAADRTDRRRLMMTTQWCILLTALGMGLVVSLGLLEVWHLFAFTLVTGVVWSFSEPVRQALIPDVVPRAELMNAVALNSAAFNFTKIIGPSVGGVLIVAFGLAGNFYIQSATYLFVLWMIYRMHVPVRISEAAGSSVLSNLREGIRYVWAEPVVFAVMATAMIPRLFAMPYQALLPIFQKDVLQVGADGLGLMMAAPGLGAMLAMLSVAHFASRVSRPGLLMLAALVLQGIFLALFALVHTLPLALLTLVIVGGFQVLFMSVSNMVLHMTVPDQLRGRVMSIYMLDRGITPAGALLAGISAHFVGAPYTVMGMGALVLALAAVVILFLPSLRKVRA; translated from the coding sequence TTGAACAGCGCATCTCGAAGCACCTTCTCGTCCCTGCGCAACCGCGACTTCCGGTATTTGTGGGCCGGCACCTGTTTCCTGAGCGGCGGGCTGTGGATCCAGCAGGTGACCCTGGGCTGGGCCACCTACGAGATGACCGGGTCGTCGATCCTGCTGGGGGCGATCAACGGCCTGCGCTTCGTGCCCTTTCTCATCTTCAGCCCGCTGGCCGGGGTGGCCGCGGACCGCACGGACCGGCGCCGGCTCATGATGACCACGCAGTGGTGCATTCTGCTCACGGCCCTGGGCATGGGCCTGGTGGTGAGCCTGGGGCTGCTGGAGGTGTGGCACCTGTTCGCCTTCACGCTGGTGACCGGCGTGGTGTGGTCCTTCAGTGAACCCGTGCGCCAGGCGCTCATCCCCGACGTGGTGCCGCGGGCGGAGCTGATGAACGCCGTGGCCCTCAACTCCGCGGCCTTCAACTTCACCAAGATCATCGGCCCCAGCGTGGGCGGGGTGCTCATCGTCGCGTTCGGGCTGGCGGGGAACTTCTACATCCAGAGCGCAACCTATCTGTTCGTGCTGTGGATGATCTACCGGATGCACGTGCCCGTGCGGATCAGCGAGGCGGCGGGCTCGTCGGTGTTGAGCAACCTGCGCGAGGGCATCCGCTACGTGTGGGCGGAACCGGTGGTGTTCGCGGTCATGGCCACGGCCATGATCCCGCGTCTCTTCGCCATGCCCTACCAGGCGCTCCTGCCCATCTTCCAGAAGGACGTGCTGCAGGTGGGCGCGGACGGCCTGGGTCTCATGATGGCGGCGCCGGGCCTCGGCGCCATGCTGGCCATGCTGAGCGTCGCTCATTTCGCCAGCAGGGTGAGCCGGCCGGGGCTCCTGATGCTCGCGGCGCTGGTGCTGCAAGGGATCTTCCTCGCCCTGTTCGCGCTGGTGCACACGCTGCCGCTGGCGCTGCTGACCCTGGTCATCGTCGGCGGATTCCAGGTGCTGTTCATGTCGGTCTCCAACATGGTGCTGCACATGACCGTGCCGGACCAACTGCGCGGCCGGGTCATGAGCATCTACATGCTCGACCGCGGCATCACCCCGGCCGGAGCCTTGCTCGCCGGCATCAGCGCGCACTTCGTCGGCGCCCCCTACACCGTGATGGGCATGGGCGCCCTCGTGCTCGCGCTGGCCGCCGTGGTGATCCTGTTCCTGCCGAGCCTGCGCAAGGTGCGGGCCTGA
- the modB gene encoding molybdate ABC transporter permease subunit → MWSLSPAEVEALGLSVRVAAWSTAAGLPLAVAAAHVLARRDFWGKEVLNALLHMPLVLPPVVTGYLLLLLLGRRGFVGAWLEQTFGLVFAFRWTGAVVAAAVVAFPLMVRPIRLSLEAVDPRLEAAAKTLGANRFWAWLTVTLPLSLPGIVVGAILGFTRSLGEFGATVTFVSNIPGETQTLSLAVYSALQVPGGEPGAMRLTVIIVVVTIVALVASEMLGRYVARRTRGYASA, encoded by the coding sequence ATGTGGTCCCTGAGCCCAGCGGAAGTCGAGGCGCTCGGCCTGAGCGTGCGCGTCGCCGCCTGGAGCACGGCGGCGGGCCTTCCACTGGCGGTGGCGGCGGCCCACGTGCTGGCGCGCCGCGACTTCTGGGGCAAGGAGGTCCTGAACGCCCTGCTGCACATGCCGCTGGTGCTGCCGCCGGTGGTGACCGGGTACCTGCTGCTCCTGCTGCTGGGGCGACGGGGCTTTGTGGGCGCGTGGCTCGAGCAGACTTTCGGTCTGGTGTTCGCCTTTCGCTGGACCGGCGCGGTGGTGGCCGCGGCGGTGGTGGCCTTCCCCTTGATGGTGCGGCCCATCCGCCTCAGCCTGGAGGCCGTCGACCCGCGCCTGGAGGCCGCCGCCAAAACCCTTGGGGCCAACCGCTTCTGGGCTTGGCTAACGGTGACGCTGCCCTTGAGCCTGCCGGGGATCGTGGTGGGCGCCATCCTCGGCTTCACCCGGAGCCTCGGGGAGTTCGGCGCCACGGTCACGTTCGTGTCGAACATCCCCGGCGAGACCCAGACCCTGTCCCTGGCGGTCTATTCCGCGCTCCAGGTGCCCGGCGGAGAGCCGGGCGCCATGCGCCTCACCGTCATCATCGTTGTGGTCACCATCGTAGCGCTGGTAGCGTCGGAGATGCTGGGGCGCTACGTCGCGCGCAGGACCCGGGGGTACGCGAGTGCTTGA
- the modA gene encoding molybdate ABC transporter substrate-binding protein, producing the protein MTIRTLRVLAGVWILVAACGAPAAAAERLLVFAAGSLQGAVDEVARAYERAGGARVAVSYAASSVLARQIEQGAAADVYISASPKWMDRLERGRWLRPGTRGNLLGNRLVLVAPADRAAPVTIHTGFPLARILDGGRLAMGDPSYVPAGVYAKAALKTFGVWRTVADRLAGTPDVRRALALVARGEAPYGIVYATDAQADPRVAVVGVFPEHSHPSIDYSAAIPAASIHPEAERLLGFLWSPKAGAAFAAHGFAVREP; encoded by the coding sequence ATGACGATTCGAACGCTCCGGGTGCTCGCCGGAGTGTGGATCCTGGTGGCGGCCTGCGGCGCGCCGGCCGCGGCGGCGGAACGCCTGCTCGTGTTCGCGGCGGGCAGCCTCCAGGGTGCGGTGGACGAGGTGGCGCGGGCCTACGAGCGGGCGGGCGGGGCGCGGGTGGCGGTGTCCTATGCGGCGAGTTCCGTCCTGGCGCGGCAGATCGAGCAGGGCGCCGCGGCGGACGTCTACATCTCGGCCAGTCCCAAGTGGATGGACCGGCTGGAGCGCGGGCGCTGGCTGCGCCCGGGGACCCGCGGCAACCTCCTCGGCAACCGGCTGGTGCTGGTGGCGCCGGCGGACCGCGCCGCCCCGGTGACGATCCATACCGGCTTCCCCCTGGCGCGCATCCTCGACGGCGGGCGGCTGGCCATGGGCGATCCGTCCTACGTCCCCGCGGGGGTCTACGCCAAGGCGGCGCTGAAGACCTTCGGCGTCTGGCGGACCGTGGCGGACCGGCTCGCCGGCACCCCGGACGTGCGCCGGGCGCTGGCGCTGGTGGCGCGGGGCGAGGCGCCCTACGGCATCGTCTACGCCACCGACGCACAGGCGGATCCGAGAGTCGCGGTGGTGGGGGTCTTCCCCGAGCACTCCCATCCGTCCATCGACTATTCAGCGGCCATCCCCGCCGCCAGCATCCACCCCGAGGCGGAACGTCTCCTGGGTTTCCTGTGGTCGCCCAAGGCTGGAGCGGCATTCGCGGCCCACGGCTTCGCGGTGCGGGAGCCCTAG
- the modC gene encoding molybdenum ABC transporter ATP-binding protein yields the protein MLEVDVERRLGDFRIEARFRSERGVTALFGRSGAGKTSIVNMVSGLLRPDRGRIAVDGHVLFDSVAGVDLPPWKRRLGYVFQEGRLFPHLTVRRNLLYGRRFAPAAERYLAMEQAVELLDLGALLRRRPLSLSGGEKQRVAMGRALLSSPRALLMDEPLASLDVLMKREILPYIERLDEMGIPILYVSHSLDEVSRLARNLVLVSAGRVTASGEVDEILNRLDLWSPEDETETGTMLTTRVARHDAEGGITHLEFRGGELRVPLADIPEGVAVRVWIRARDVGVATERPRGLSLRNVLRGTLVEIGEGGAGPVTELRLRIGDTTLTALVTRGAVRELALAPGQEVYALIKSANLDRRQLSLVAAMAGPGSPL from the coding sequence GTGCTTGAAGTGGACGTCGAGCGCCGCCTCGGGGACTTCCGCATCGAGGCCCGGTTCCGCAGCGAACGCGGGGTCACGGCCCTGTTCGGCCGCTCCGGCGCCGGCAAGACGTCCATCGTGAACATGGTGAGCGGGCTCCTGAGGCCCGACCGCGGGCGCATCGCGGTGGACGGCCACGTGCTCTTCGACAGCGTCGCGGGCGTCGACCTGCCGCCGTGGAAGCGGCGCCTCGGCTACGTTTTCCAGGAAGGACGCCTGTTCCCCCACTTGACCGTGCGCCGGAACCTGCTCTACGGCCGGCGCTTCGCCCCCGCCGCCGAGCGCTACCTGGCCATGGAGCAGGCGGTCGAGTTGCTGGACCTGGGCGCCCTGCTGAGGCGCCGCCCGTTGTCGCTATCGGGCGGCGAGAAGCAGCGCGTGGCCATGGGGCGGGCGCTCCTGAGCAGCCCGCGGGCGCTCTTGATGGACGAGCCTCTGGCGTCCCTCGACGTGCTCATGAAACGGGAGATCCTGCCCTACATCGAGCGCCTCGACGAGATGGGCATTCCCATCCTCTACGTGAGCCATTCCCTCGACGAGGTGTCGCGGCTGGCGCGCAACCTCGTGCTGGTGTCCGCGGGCCGGGTCACGGCGTCCGGCGAAGTGGACGAGATCCTCAACCGGCTGGACCTGTGGTCGCCGGAGGACGAGACCGAAACCGGCACCATGCTCACCACACGGGTCGCGCGCCACGACGCCGAGGGCGGCATCACGCACCTCGAATTCCGCGGCGGCGAGCTGCGGGTGCCGCTGGCGGACATCCCGGAAGGGGTTGCGGTGCGCGTGTGGATCCGCGCGCGGGACGTGGGCGTGGCCACGGAGCGGCCGCGCGGACTGAGCCTGCGCAACGTGCTCCGGGGGACCCTGGTGGAGATAGGCGAGGGCGGCGCCGGCCCGGTGACGGAGCTGAGGCTGCGTATCGGCGACACCACGCTCACCGCGCTCGTGACCCGGGGGGCGGTGCGCGAGCTGGCGCTGGCGCCCGGCCAGGAGGTCTACGCCCTCATCAAGAGCGCCAACCTCGACCGGCGCCAACTCAGCCTGGTGGCGGCGATGGCCGGGCCGGGGAGCCCGCTTTGA
- a CDS encoding NAD-binding protein, producing the protein MKVLVSLIYSFLEAPETRRNLGVLLKFLAILVGTIVVYTILFHVIMVGLEGRDYSWITGFYWTLTVMSTLGFGDIVFHSDVGKIFSILVLLSGIILLLILLPFTLIRSFYGPWLEAQIRGRAPRQVPEDLAGHVIICGYDALAIGLIERLALYDIAYQLIEPDPAEAARKHREGLSVITGDVDSRETYISLRAPRARLILANLGDAVNTNITITARDVAPSVPIVATAEAEDSIDVLELSGCSHVLPLHQQLAARLANRVNAGHAEVHVIGGIRNLRIAEFAVHNTPFAGRTIRETQIREATGVEIVSVWERGKLLPARPDTYLSHASLLMVAGTEQQILELNLLLVIYDINYHPVLVIGGGKVGRATSRAIRRKDVDVHLIERNEALRARIGEIPSRLFIGDAADRDLLMEAGLNDTPAVVLSSSDDATNIYLAVFCRRLNPEVLILSRLTHPRNLEAIYRAGADFALSYTSQGVEDIFAQLHGQELLVIGEGVELFVVPAPPRLVGRDLGAAAVAERTGLTVVGVQQNGVVVTNPPPSTSLHKGSELIMLGNTEQRQAFSRDFG; encoded by the coding sequence GTGAAAGTCCTGGTCAGCCTCATCTACTCCTTCCTGGAGGCACCGGAAACCCGCCGCAACCTGGGCGTGCTGCTCAAGTTTCTGGCAATACTCGTCGGCACCATCGTCGTCTATACCATCCTCTTCCACGTCATCATGGTCGGCCTGGAAGGCAGGGACTACTCCTGGATCACCGGTTTCTACTGGACCCTGACCGTCATGAGCACCCTGGGGTTCGGCGACATCGTCTTCCACAGCGACGTCGGGAAAATCTTCAGCATCCTGGTCCTCTTGTCGGGCATCATCCTGCTGCTGATCCTGCTGCCGTTCACACTGATCCGTTCATTCTACGGGCCTTGGCTGGAAGCCCAGATACGCGGCCGCGCGCCGCGCCAGGTGCCGGAGGACCTGGCGGGGCACGTCATCATCTGCGGCTACGACGCGCTCGCCATCGGTCTCATCGAGCGGCTGGCGTTGTACGATATCGCCTACCAACTCATCGAGCCGGACCCCGCCGAGGCCGCGCGCAAGCATCGCGAGGGCCTGTCGGTCATCACCGGCGACGTCGACAGCCGGGAGACCTACATAAGCCTGCGGGCGCCACGCGCGCGCCTCATTCTCGCCAACCTGGGCGACGCGGTGAACACCAACATCACCATCACCGCCCGGGACGTGGCCCCCAGCGTTCCCATCGTCGCCACGGCGGAAGCGGAGGACTCCATCGACGTGCTGGAACTGAGCGGCTGCAGCCACGTGCTGCCGCTGCACCAGCAGCTTGCGGCACGCCTGGCCAACCGCGTCAACGCCGGCCACGCCGAGGTGCACGTCATCGGCGGCATCCGCAACCTGCGCATCGCCGAGTTCGCCGTGCACAACACCCCGTTCGCCGGCCGCACCATCCGTGAAACGCAGATCCGCGAAGCCACCGGCGTGGAGATCGTCAGCGTCTGGGAGCGCGGCAAGCTCCTGCCGGCGCGGCCCGACACGTACCTGTCCCATGCCAGCCTGCTCATGGTGGCGGGCACCGAGCAGCAGATCCTGGAGCTGAACCTGCTGCTGGTCATCTACGACATCAACTACCACCCGGTGCTGGTGATCGGCGGCGGCAAGGTCGGACGCGCCACCTCCCGGGCCATCCGGCGCAAGGACGTGGACGTGCACCTCATCGAGCGCAACGAGGCCCTGCGGGCGCGCATCGGCGAGATTCCCAGCCGGCTCTTCATCGGCGACGCCGCCGACCGGGACCTGCTGATGGAGGCCGGTCTGAACGATACGCCCGCGGTAGTGCTGTCCAGCAGCGACGACGCCACGAACATCTACCTGGCGGTCTTTTGCCGGCGCCTCAATCCCGAGGTCCTCATCCTCAGCCGCCTCACGCACCCGCGCAACCTCGAGGCCATATACCGGGCCGGCGCCGACTTCGCCCTGAGCTACACCTCCCAGGGCGTGGAGGACATCTTCGCCCAACTCCACGGACAGGAACTGTTGGTCATCGGCGAAGGCGTGGAACTGTTCGTCGTTCCCGCGCCGCCCCGTCTCGTCGGCCGGGACCTGGGCGCCGCCGCCGTGGCCGAGCGCACCGGGCTCACCGTCGTCGGCGTGCAGCAGAACGGCGTCGTCGTCACCAACCCACCGCCCTCCACCTCCCTCCACAAGGGCAGCGAACTGATCATGCTCGGAAACACCGAGCAGCGCCAGGCGTTCTCGCGGGATTTCGGGTGA
- a CDS encoding alpha/beta hydrolase — MATTLEARQETVGFVLPEPAATLDLMMDDGAPIRIVRHGAPSGPRVVLSHGAGFASDSYFPFWRLMLERFDLALFDFRNCGRNPFHAGETHHYPQFARDSTAVHCAIAGEWGEKTTIGVFHSMSAITALLAVVEGVWHWDALVLFDPPMVPPEGSPLRGPRITAGEVQRDANLIRQNRFRNPEELAEVFRYLNQFRRLRKGVAELNARSVMRFDPACGDWLLCCPGPVEAGLYTDVTELPIWRKPGPPARPLLIVGSDPEPEDAAKTASCCKLFCETFGIDYAVVPDTSHLLQLEEPEQCFALFSRFLADNGIGA; from the coding sequence TTGGCTACGACCCTGGAGGCTCGGCAGGAAACAGTCGGATTCGTCCTGCCCGAGCCCGCCGCAACCCTCGATCTCATGATGGACGACGGCGCGCCGATACGCATCGTGCGTCATGGCGCCCCGTCCGGGCCGCGTGTCGTGCTGAGCCACGGAGCCGGCTTTGCGAGCGATTCCTACTTCCCGTTCTGGCGGCTGATGCTGGAGCGTTTCGACCTTGCCCTGTTCGATTTTCGCAACTGCGGGCGAAACCCGTTCCACGCGGGGGAGACGCACCACTATCCTCAATTCGCGCGCGACAGCACGGCGGTGCATTGCGCGATCGCCGGGGAATGGGGCGAGAAGACCACTATCGGCGTCTTTCACTCCATGTCCGCGATCACGGCCCTGCTCGCGGTCGTCGAAGGCGTCTGGCACTGGGATGCGCTGGTGCTGTTCGACCCGCCGATGGTGCCGCCGGAAGGCAGTCCGCTGCGCGGCCCGAGGATTACCGCGGGCGAGGTGCAGCGCGACGCCAACCTGATCCGCCAGAACCGGTTCCGGAATCCCGAGGAACTGGCTGAGGTATTCCGTTACCTGAACCAGTTCCGGCGCCTGCGGAAGGGGGTGGCGGAACTCAACGCACGCTCAGTGATGCGCTTCGATCCCGCATGCGGAGATTGGCTGCTCTGTTGCCCCGGCCCGGTCGAAGCCGGTCTCTATACCGACGTCACCGAGCTGCCGATCTGGCGGAAGCCCGGCCCGCCGGCGCGCCCGCTCCTGATCGTCGGCTCCGACCCGGAGCCCGAGGACGCAGCGAAGACCGCGTCCTGCTGCAAGCTGTTCTGCGAGACGTTCGGCATCGATTACGCCGTCGTGCCCGATACCAGCCACCTCCTGCAGCTCGAGGAACCTGAACAGTGCTTCGCTCTGTTCAGCCGCTTCCTCGCCGACAACGGGATCGGCGCATGA
- a CDS encoding amidase → MAGRKVPYDPKTANLLCYAAAVPAFLDGSDTPRAYLERCLETIEALEPEVKAFVRMNVEGAREAADAATARYKEGRPLSAVDGMPMAIKDVHETEDMPMEVGSPVLEGWQSGWDGAAVHALRKGGALILGKTVTTEFAFAAPGPTRNPWDVSRTPGGSSSGSAAAVGARMVPAATGTQVRGSVLRPAAYCGTYAIKASYGALNTLGGFPSAPSLAHLGILAGSLEDMWGTAWYISHTAGGDPGHPSLNGEPSLPPASKPRRVVRLETAGWDATLDETKAVFEGYVEELRSRGVAVAGRADDPEVEAVEHKLRELPEVILLMLTYEGRYPLALYADRCPELLSERVLERVEVGRGLTSADYAGALDWCRDFRRQWEAMAGRADAFVTLNSVDAAPVGMPVGNSIYGELSSVVGVPTLNLPLLALDAMPLGVQLLGYYRKDWELVGIGRWLAEG, encoded by the coding sequence ATGGCTGGACGCAAAGTTCCCTACGACCCCAAGACCGCCAACCTGTTGTGCTACGCCGCCGCGGTCCCTGCGTTTCTCGACGGCAGCGACACCCCCCGTGCGTATCTGGAGCGCTGCCTGGAAACCATCGAAGCGCTGGAGCCGGAAGTCAAAGCCTTCGTGCGCATGAACGTGGAGGGCGCGCGCGAGGCGGCGGACGCGGCCACGGCGCGCTACAAGGAGGGACGGCCCCTGTCCGCGGTGGACGGCATGCCCATGGCCATCAAGGACGTGCACGAGACCGAGGACATGCCCATGGAGGTGGGCAGCCCGGTGCTGGAGGGCTGGCAGTCCGGCTGGGACGGCGCCGCGGTCCACGCCCTGCGCAAGGGCGGCGCGCTCATCCTGGGCAAGACCGTGACCACGGAGTTCGCCTTCGCCGCGCCCGGTCCGACGCGCAACCCCTGGGACGTGTCGCGCACCCCCGGGGGCTCCTCCAGCGGCAGCGCCGCCGCGGTGGGCGCGCGCATGGTGCCGGCGGCCACGGGCACGCAGGTGCGCGGCTCGGTGCTGCGGCCGGCGGCCTACTGCGGCACCTACGCCATTAAGGCCTCCTACGGCGCCCTCAACACCTTGGGGGGATTTCCCTCGGCGCCGAGCCTGGCCCACCTGGGTATCCTCGCCGGCAGCCTGGAGGACATGTGGGGCACGGCCTGGTACATCTCGCACACCGCCGGCGGGGACCCCGGCCATCCGAGCCTCAACGGCGAGCCCTCGCTGCCGCCCGCGAGCAAGCCCCGGCGCGTGGTGCGGCTCGAGACCGCCGGATGGGACGCGACCCTGGATGAAACCAAGGCGGTCTTCGAAGGATACGTCGAAGAGCTGCGCTCCAGGGGGGTGGCGGTGGCGGGCCGCGCCGACGACCCGGAGGTGGAAGCCGTCGAGCACAAGCTCCGGGAGCTGCCGGAGGTCATCCTGCTGATGCTCACCTACGAGGGGCGCTACCCGCTGGCGCTGTATGCCGACCGCTGCCCGGAGCTCTTGAGCGAGCGGGTGCTGGAACGGGTGGAGGTGGGCCGGGGACTGACCTCCGCGGACTACGCCGGAGCGCTGGACTGGTGCCGGGACTTCCGCCGGCAGTGGGAGGCCATGGCGGGCCGCGCCGACGCATTCGTCACCCTCAACTCGGTGGACGCCGCGCCGGTGGGAATGCCGGTGGGCAACTCGATCTACGGCGAGCTCTCTTCGGTGGTGGGCGTTCCCACCCTGAACCTGCCGCTGCTGGCGCTCGACGCCATGCCGCTGGGGGTACAGCTCCTCGGCTACTACCGCAAGGACTGGGAGCTCGTGGGCATCGGGCGCTGGTTGGCGGAAGGCTGA